A portion of the Eubacterium maltosivorans genome contains these proteins:
- a CDS encoding trimethylamine methyltransferase family protein has protein sequence MLRKNAYDLFLSLDDVEKIHESTLRVLKEVGVEFKHEEVLDVFKKHGARVENSIVYLDEDIINNALQTVPKSFELHGRAGFSTISVDGAPVITTAGGPPQLVHEDDSIRDSTLEDVIKFYKLIESSDVIDVTRIVSSDTADLDRNSENLFNPQQALLLKYNTKPVYGTIVNSNHTRGKSIRQGTRDSIQLIKKFYDVWDKNIILTDHCCISPLSVGSEVLENMLAMLDEDQIVQFTVCSMTNLTSPPSIMGTVVQDNATLLAAMVFTQLVKPGTPTIYRTLSAPTDMREVKLAIGSPENTLLGFAGIAMARYYGVPVGSGGGLSDSLTVDYQAGAETMMTLLPTYLGNADFVSHSVGTLGSFNLGSFEKLVLDEEVVSMLKRLYEGIAISDKKDGVDLMLKVGPRGNYLKGRTPKDYREEHYLPKYFNKQGDKLADREKFGTALDRAKKEVQRRVDEYELPETTKKQKEILNEYLPDPYKYDL, from the coding sequence ATGTTACGCAAAAACGCTTATGACTTGTTTCTGAGTTTGGATGATGTCGAAAAAATCCACGAGAGTACCCTTCGTGTCTTAAAGGAAGTCGGTGTAGAATTCAAGCACGAAGAAGTGCTGGATGTCTTTAAAAAACACGGTGCACGTGTCGAGAACTCAATCGTCTATCTCGATGAGGATATAATTAATAATGCACTGCAAACCGTGCCAAAGAGCTTTGAACTCCATGGCCGCGCTGGTTTCTCCACCATTTCTGTGGATGGCGCCCCGGTCATCACCACCGCCGGCGGCCCTCCCCAGCTGGTACATGAGGACGACTCGATCCGCGATTCTACCCTTGAGGATGTCATCAAATTTTACAAACTCATCGAGTCCAGTGATGTTATCGATGTTACCCGTATCGTATCCTCGGATACCGCGGATCTTGACCGCAACTCTGAAAATCTCTTTAATCCGCAGCAGGCATTGCTGCTAAAATACAATACCAAACCTGTTTACGGAACCATTGTCAACAGTAACCATACCCGGGGTAAGAGCATCCGCCAGGGCACCCGCGATTCTATCCAGCTCATTAAAAAATTCTATGATGTGTGGGACAAAAATATTATTCTGACTGACCACTGCTGTATTTCTCCTCTTTCTGTCGGCAGTGAGGTTCTGGAAAATATGCTGGCGATGCTGGATGAAGACCAGATTGTCCAGTTCACAGTCTGCTCCATGACCAATCTTACCTCCCCCCCAAGCATTATGGGAACCGTTGTGCAGGATAACGCAACGCTGCTGGCCGCCATGGTCTTCACGCAGCTTGTAAAACCCGGAACCCCGACCATTTACCGTACTTTAAGCGCCCCGACTGATATGCGTGAGGTCAAGCTGGCAATCGGCAGCCCTGAAAATACCCTTCTCGGCTTTGCCGGTATCGCCATGGCCCGCTACTACGGTGTGCCGGTAGGCTCTGGCGGCGGTCTTTCCGACTCCCTCACTGTTGACTATCAGGCAGGCGCAGAAACCATGATGACCCTTCTGCCAACTTATCTGGGCAATGCAGACTTTGTTTCTCACTCTGTCGGTACCCTCGGCTCCTTTAACCTCGGTAGTTTTGAAAAGCTGGTGCTGGATGAAGAGGTTGTCTCCATGCTGAAACGCCTCTACGAAGGCATCGCCATTTCCGACAAAAAGGACGGCGTTGACCTTATGCTTAAAGTCGGCCCGCGCGGCAACTACCTCAAAGGCAGAACACCAAAGGACTACCGTGAAGAACACTACCTGCCGAAGTACTTTAATAAACAGGGTGACAAGCTGGCGGATCGTGAAAAATTCGGAACAGCCCTGGACCGCGCTAAAAAGGAAGTACAACGCCGCGTAGACGAATACGAGCTTCCTGAAACGACCAAAAAACAAAAAGAAATACTAAACGAATACCTCCCTGATCCTTATAAATACGACCTTTAA
- a CDS encoding ABC transporter permease subunit, whose product MKWIKSKSLRLLFVVFFFVTLILPLFNMFATITTESIQNLLFTPVFGEVILRSVLVTATATLIAILLALALSWCVAKTAMPFKNILIPALTLPMLIPSISHGMGLVILFGAKGIITNLLHTSFSLYGFSGIVIGSVLYTFPIAFLMLLDVFKYEDGALYEAAQVMGVSKLRQFTDLTLVYLKKPLISAFFAVFTMIFTDYGVPLAVGGKYRVLSTYMYREVLGLLNFSNGAVVGIILLLPAILAFIIDFFSRDSQSGTNSIRLKIKASPVRDRCAAGFCILTAVLFNLPIIAFVVLSVVKKYPVDLSLSFDSILQTLQLGAGEYFFNAIVMSLLTALVGTAIAFTVAYFTSRGKQTFTSRCLHLISLVTVAVPGIVLGLGYVTLFSGSILYGTLMILVLVNTIHFFSSPYLMAHNALLKLNPNFEDIAMTLNIPKHRMIRDVLLPSTFGTLLEMFTYYFINGMITISAISFLSTVDNMPLALMIPVFEGQRLFECAAFVSLIILVSNLILKALTSFVSSKWQKYLN is encoded by the coding sequence ATGAAATGGATAAAATCTAAATCGCTGAGGCTTTTATTCGTCGTGTTCTTTTTTGTTACCCTGATTCTTCCCTTGTTCAATATGTTTGCCACCATCACCACAGAAAGCATTCAAAACCTGCTGTTTACACCGGTTTTTGGGGAGGTTATTCTGCGGTCTGTTCTGGTGACTGCTACCGCGACGCTTATTGCAATCCTGCTGGCGCTGGCGCTTTCCTGGTGCGTGGCGAAAACAGCCATGCCTTTTAAAAACATTCTGATCCCAGCCCTGACCCTGCCAATGCTCATTCCCTCCATTTCGCACGGTATGGGGTTGGTCATTCTCTTTGGCGCAAAGGGGATCATTACAAACCTGCTGCATACCAGCTTCAGCCTTTACGGCTTCTCAGGCATTGTCATTGGCTCTGTGCTCTATACGTTCCCCATCGCTTTTTTAATGCTCTTGGATGTTTTTAAATACGAGGACGGCGCCTTGTACGAAGCGGCGCAGGTCATGGGTGTTTCAAAGCTCCGCCAGTTTACAGACCTCACCCTTGTTTATCTGAAAAAACCGTTAATCTCGGCCTTTTTTGCTGTGTTTACCATGATTTTTACCGACTATGGCGTCCCTCTGGCAGTTGGCGGCAAGTATCGTGTGCTTTCAACCTATATGTACCGCGAGGTCCTGGGCCTGCTCAATTTCTCTAACGGTGCTGTTGTTGGGATTATCCTGCTTCTGCCGGCCATTCTGGCTTTTATCATCGACTTTTTCAGCCGGGACAGCCAAAGCGGCACAAACAGTATAAGGCTTAAGATCAAGGCTTCTCCGGTGCGCGACCGCTGCGCTGCCGGCTTCTGTATCCTGACTGCGGTTTTGTTTAACCTGCCGATCATCGCTTTTGTTGTTTTATCTGTTGTTAAAAAATATCCGGTTGACCTGTCGCTTTCCTTTGACAGCATTTTGCAGACGCTCCAGCTCGGCGCTGGCGAATACTTTTTTAATGCCATTGTCATGTCCCTGCTCACAGCACTTGTCGGGACTGCCATTGCCTTTACCGTGGCCTATTTTACCTCAAGAGGAAAACAGACCTTTACATCAAGATGCCTGCATCTTATCTCACTGGTAACAGTCGCGGTGCCTGGTATTGTGCTCGGCCTTGGATATGTCACGCTTTTCAGCGGCAGTATCCTTTACGGGACGCTCATGATCCTCGTCCTTGTCAACACCATCCATTTCTTTTCATCGCCCTATCTCATGGCGCACAACGCTCTGCTCAAGCTGAATCCGAATTTTGAGGATATCGCCATGACACTGAACATTCCAAAGCACCGCATGATCCGGGATGTGCTGCTGCCCTCCACCTTCGGTACGCTGCTTGAGATGTTCACTTATTATTTTATCAATGGTATGATCACCATCTCCGCCATTTCGTTCCTGAGCACGGTTGACAATATGCCTCTGGCATTGATGATCCCTGTCTTTGAGGGACAGCGGCTCTTTGAATGCGCTGCTTTTGTCTCTTTGATCATTCTTGTGAGCAACCTTATTCTGAAAGCGCTCACCAGCTTTGTCTCCTCAAAATGGCAAAAGTATCTGAACTGA
- a CDS encoding ABC transporter ATP-binding protein: MLKTIRHIIKWTGGRKNRLYWGFLWSFLQSIFTAMPVIGAAYGLELMLEDQRGEIVLTPVWALWFLIFMVGMILGRFLFSYLKATFQESIAYEKTAEERIRIGDILKRVSLGFFDRNNTGELAGAVTTDLSVLEMYAMKMTDVVVGGYISALAIILCLAFYSWQIALIAVAGVLGSAFFLRILSRRSRINAAVHQEAQNDLIAATLEYIRGLAVVKAYGQEGVSVEGMKRACREHRRINVKIELDYIPCNCLHQFCLKLASVAVAAAAAVFTAEGAMVVPVFLMFAVFSFMIFTHVEQINNAAHTMELIESTFEKLDKIEKAKFIDENGKDKKPDNFNITFNDVSFGYDSRTVLENVSFDIPEKTTTAIVGPSGSGKTTMCSLLARFYDVNSGAITIGNMDIRELTCDSLLSNISMVFQNVYLFHDTILNNIRFGNPDADMEEVIRAAKEAQCHAFITALPDGYNTLVGEGGSSLSGGEKQRISIARAILKDAPIIILDEATASVDPENEHFIQEAISSLTNGKTIIVIAHRLATIEHADQILVVDNGRIAQRGTHAQLILEKGIYRQFVDIREAAEGWRIA; this comes from the coding sequence ATGCTTAAAACCATCAGACACATTATAAAATGGACTGGCGGACGTAAAAACCGCTTATACTGGGGGTTCCTCTGGTCCTTTTTACAGAGTATTTTTACAGCAATGCCTGTTATCGGCGCTGCCTACGGGCTGGAGCTTATGCTGGAGGATCAGCGGGGAGAAATTGTTCTGACACCTGTCTGGGCCCTTTGGTTTCTTATCTTTATGGTTGGGATGATCCTTGGGCGCTTTCTGTTTTCATATCTCAAGGCGACCTTTCAGGAGAGCATCGCCTATGAAAAAACCGCCGAGGAGCGTATCCGGATCGGTGATATTCTGAAAAGAGTTTCCCTTGGCTTTTTTGACCGCAATAATACAGGGGAGCTTGCCGGGGCAGTAACCACGGACCTGTCTGTTTTGGAGATGTACGCCATGAAGATGACCGATGTGGTGGTCGGCGGCTATATCAGCGCACTGGCCATTATTCTCTGCCTGGCTTTTTATTCCTGGCAGATCGCCCTGATTGCAGTTGCCGGTGTTTTAGGCTCGGCCTTCTTTCTGAGAATACTGAGCCGCAGAAGCCGGATAAATGCAGCCGTACATCAGGAGGCCCAGAATGATCTCATCGCAGCAACGCTGGAATACATAAGGGGCCTGGCAGTCGTAAAGGCCTATGGACAGGAAGGCGTTTCTGTCGAGGGAATGAAGCGGGCCTGCAGGGAGCACCGGCGCATCAATGTGAAGATCGAACTGGACTACATTCCCTGCAACTGTCTTCATCAGTTTTGTTTGAAGCTTGCGTCGGTGGCAGTGGCGGCAGCGGCAGCTGTTTTTACCGCAGAGGGCGCCATGGTTGTGCCGGTCTTTTTAATGTTTGCGGTTTTCTCCTTTATGATTTTTACGCATGTCGAGCAAATCAACAATGCGGCCCATACCATGGAGCTGATTGAATCGACGTTTGAAAAGCTGGACAAAATTGAAAAGGCAAAATTTATTGATGAAAACGGAAAGGATAAAAAGCCGGATAACTTTAATATCACCTTTAATGATGTGAGCTTTGGCTATGACAGCAGGACGGTTCTGGAAAACGTCAGCTTTGATATTCCCGAAAAAACAACCACAGCTATTGTAGGCCCCTCTGGCAGCGGTAAAACCACAATGTGCAGCCTGCTGGCCCGATTTTACGATGTAAACAGCGGCGCCATTACCATCGGGAACATGGATATCCGGGAGTTGACCTGCGACAGTTTGCTCTCAAATATCAGTATGGTATTCCAGAACGTTTATCTTTTTCACGACACCATTTTAAATAATATCCGTTTTGGCAACCCCGATGCGGATATGGAGGAAGTCATAAGAGCCGCAAAGGAGGCACAGTGCCATGCGTTTATTACAGCCCTGCCCGATGGCTACAACACACTGGTGGGCGAGGGCGGTTCCTCACTGTCCGGCGGCGAAAAGCAGAGAATATCCATTGCCCGGGCTATTCTGAAGGATGCGCCGATCATAATACTGGATGAAGCCACTGCCAGTGTTGACCCGGAAAACGAGCACTTTATACAGGAGGCAATTTCATCTTTGACAAATGGAAAGACCATCATCGTCATTGCCCACCGACTGGCAACCATCGAGCACGCCGACCAGATACTGGTTGTAGATAACGGACGGATCGCCCAGCGCGGAACCCATGCACAGCTTATTCTGGAAAAGGGAATCTACAGGCAGTTTGTCGATATTCGAGAAGCGGCTGAGGGCTGGAGGATTGCCTGA
- a CDS encoding ABC transporter ATP-binding protein yields the protein MNQTVKLTLKNIHKSYNDKTILDDISFKVYSGEFLSILGPSGCGKTTLLRILIGITDQDEGCIIKDGIDISHLSADKRGMGIVFQNYALFPNMTVLENVAYPLKINKFSKKEAIERARAAIDSIGLSDHLDKRPGKLSGGQQQRVAIARTLALNPDIILFDEPMSALDASTRLTLRFELERIQREFGVTMIYITHDQEEAFSMSNRIMVMSNGAIEQLDTPFNIYHHPANAYIEEFVVFHLMEKLAAFRRFTGK from the coding sequence ATGAATCAAACAGTTAAACTTACCCTTAAAAATATACACAAGTCCTACAACGATAAAACAATTCTGGATGATATCAGCTTTAAGGTCTACTCCGGTGAGTTTCTTTCCATCCTGGGGCCTTCTGGCTGCGGTAAAACAACGCTGCTCCGGATTCTAATCGGCATCACAGATCAGGACGAGGGCTGTATTATAAAGGACGGAATAGATATCTCACATTTAAGCGCTGACAAACGGGGCATGGGTATTGTTTTTCAAAATTATGCCCTCTTTCCAAACATGACTGTTCTGGAAAATGTGGCCTATCCCCTTAAAATCAACAAGTTTTCCAAAAAGGAAGCCATTGAACGCGCCCGCGCTGCCATTGACAGCATTGGTCTGTCCGACCATCTGGATAAAAGGCCCGGCAAGCTTTCCGGCGGCCAGCAGCAGCGTGTGGCCATCGCGCGCACCCTCGCGCTGAATCCGGATATTATTTTATTTGACGAGCCGATGTCCGCTCTCGACGCCTCTACCCGTCTGACACTGCGCTTTGAGCTGGAGCGCATCCAGCGGGAGTTTGGCGTGACGATGATCTACATTACCCATGACCAGGAGGAGGCTTTCTCCATGTCGAACCGCATTATGGTCATGAGCAATGGCGCCATCGAGCAGTTGGATACGCCTTTCAACATTTATCATCACCCCGCCAATGCTTATATTGAAGAATTTGTTGTCTTTCACCTGATGGAAAAGCTGGCAGCCTTCCGTCGTTTCACAGGAAAATAA
- a CDS encoding extracellular solute-binding protein — MKRKLSAFIIFFSTAVLLFNLCGCARRDGQRVVIYSCLESFRNQDMIEQLQKDLPHITVNVQSLSTGKVASKLKAEGTKSEGDIIIGLDTAYSESLKDYLEPLNGYDDSLYLDEFKIPGREYAIWERYGGCIVINEALLVEKGLPEPTCYEDLLKPEYKNLIVMPDPKSTGTGYLFLENMVNFMGEDEAFDYLDKLVENVIFFTASGSGPVNLLIQGEAAIGLGLTFTVVQEINNGMPFKIIYFEEGSPYNTSSFAMLKDRDNPGDVAAVFSYLYNHFIYRDKALFSPEPIFKNQTITIPSYPQNIVYGDMTDINDIKHKENLLKRWRY, encoded by the coding sequence ATGAAACGAAAATTATCTGCCTTTATTATTTTTTTCAGCACCGCTGTTCTTCTGTTTAATCTCTGCGGCTGCGCCAGGCGGGATGGCCAGCGAGTCGTCATTTACTCCTGTCTTGAGTCTTTCAGAAATCAGGACATGATTGAACAGCTTCAAAAGGACCTCCCCCATATCACTGTCAATGTCCAGAGCCTTTCAACTGGCAAGGTCGCCTCAAAGCTCAAAGCCGAGGGTACAAAATCCGAGGGCGATATCATCATTGGACTGGACACAGCCTATTCCGAAAGCCTTAAAGACTATCTGGAGCCTTTAAACGGCTATGATGACAGTCTGTATCTGGATGAATTTAAAATACCAGGCCGGGAATATGCTATCTGGGAACGTTACGGCGGCTGTATTGTCATCAATGAAGCACTTTTGGTTGAGAAAGGGCTGCCTGAGCCCACCTGTTATGAGGATCTGCTTAAACCCGAGTATAAAAACCTGATTGTCATGCCTGACCCCAAATCCACAGGCACCGGTTACCTCTTTCTTGAAAACATGGTAAACTTTATGGGCGAGGACGAGGCCTTTGACTACCTCGATAAGCTGGTCGAAAACGTTATTTTCTTCACTGCCTCCGGCTCCGGACCAGTCAACCTGCTGATCCAGGGGGAAGCGGCCATTGGTCTGGGTCTTACCTTTACTGTCGTCCAGGAGATCAACAACGGCATGCCTTTTAAAATCATCTACTTTGAAGAGGGCTCCCCTTACAACACCTCATCCTTTGCCATGCTGAAGGACCGGGATAATCCGGGGGATGTGGCGGCAGTATTCAGCTATCTGTACAACCATTTTATTTACAGAGATAAGGCGCTTTTCTCCCCTGAGCCCATCTTTAAAAATCAGACTATCACGATCCCAAGTTACCCGCAAAACATTGTCTACGGTGACATGACGGACATCAATGACATCAAACATAAAGAAAATCTGCTGAAACGCTGGAGGTACTGA
- a CDS encoding sigma-54 interaction domain-containing protein has protein sequence MAELGYSEEYQTYLDSLTKETLLKILENAYTEVFVTDADDRYVYTNPACMRHYGLTPEQMKNMNLQSELRPERWKISLSGRVKKSKKVIIAENKYYAMEQNVVTISVPILDEDGNVEMIVSTTQDPINSYDFSIKNEVKTIVSEEEDSGEIIGSSKAIKRCLSILQKVSKTDINVLILGESGTGKSFLSKYVHTNSLRRDKPFISINCSAIPETLLESELFGYVPHAFTGASNKGKEGLIKIANGGTLFLDEIGELSLPMQVKILDVIENKRFIPVGSTTPEHADIRIITATNKDLYQLVQDNKFREDLYWRLNSIKTTLPPLRERPEDIISLANYFLNVFNEKYKTNKYFSKKVPPLLCGYHWPGNIRQLRNLVERLVILSDGKVIEDYDFQRFTSEEESGSKRVVNSDYESVMEEAERKLVENSYLFYKSSRKMAEALNISQSKAYRLIRKYVYDEKED, from the coding sequence ATGGCAGAATTAGGTTACAGTGAAGAATATCAGACATATTTAGACAGCCTGACAAAGGAAACGCTGCTTAAAATTTTGGAGAATGCGTACACAGAGGTTTTTGTGACAGACGCAGACGATCGGTATGTCTACACTAATCCGGCTTGTATGCGCCACTATGGCTTGACGCCGGAGCAGATGAAGAACATGAACCTTCAGAGTGAGCTGAGGCCTGAACGATGGAAAATATCGCTGTCGGGACGGGTAAAGAAGTCAAAAAAGGTCATCATTGCAGAGAACAAGTATTACGCCATGGAGCAAAATGTAGTCACTATCTCTGTTCCGATTCTCGACGAAGATGGAAACGTGGAAATGATTGTATCAACGACTCAGGACCCCATTAACAGCTACGATTTCAGCATTAAGAATGAGGTTAAAACCATCGTGTCAGAGGAAGAGGACTCTGGAGAGATCATCGGCTCAAGCAAGGCAATCAAGCGCTGTCTGTCCATTTTACAGAAGGTGTCCAAAACCGATATCAACGTTCTTATTTTGGGCGAATCAGGGACAGGTAAGAGCTTTTTGTCAAAATATGTTCATACCAACAGCCTGCGCAGGGACAAACCCTTTATATCGATCAACTGCTCGGCAATTCCGGAGACTTTACTGGAATCTGAGTTGTTTGGCTATGTTCCCCATGCCTTTACCGGCGCCAGCAATAAAGGAAAGGAAGGCTTGATCAAAATTGCCAACGGTGGGACCCTTTTTCTGGATGAGATTGGAGAGCTCTCCCTGCCCATGCAGGTCAAGATACTGGATGTTATCGAAAATAAACGCTTTATTCCTGTGGGGAGCACTACCCCGGAGCACGCGGATATCCGAATCATCACCGCTACCAATAAAGACCTGTATCAGCTAGTGCAGGACAATAAATTCAGGGAGGACCTTTACTGGCGTTTGAACAGCATTAAGACCACACTGCCGCCTCTGCGGGAGCGGCCAGAGGATATCATCTCCCTGGCAAACTATTTTTTGAACGTGTTTAATGAAAAGTATAAAACCAATAAGTATTTTTCCAAAAAAGTGCCGCCCCTTCTGTGCGGGTACCACTGGCCAGGCAATATCCGTCAGCTTCGCAATCTGGTGGAAAGGCTTGTGATCCTGTCCGATGGAAAGGTCATTGAGGATTATGATTTTCAGCGTTTCACCTCAGAGGAGGAGTCCGGATCAAAGAGGGTTGTAAACTCTGACTACGAATCAGTGATGGAGGAGGCAGAGCGTAAGCTGGTGGAGAACAGCTATCTTTTTTACAAGAGCAGCCGGAAAATGGCAGAGGCCTTAAACATCAGCCAGTCCAAGGCTTACCGCCTTATACGCAAATATGTGTATGACGAGAAGGAAGACTAG
- a CDS encoding MFS transporter: MDLKKKRYILMFFMGMLYSSQNVMPWFSTYYYKAMQGALGYTDGQLGMLITVFGIIAVFMYIIAGILSDRFPLKPLLLISSFGTGALILLMATLPSYPIMLAIQMGFAITVVCTFYGAFVKFTHTIGEEHEQGKMYGFMFAFNGLLGMTLGFIASGIYAGLSGAGDVEAFRYMLYLYAFFNILPGIVLLFFYNEKRDTYLTEEDQDEKFQLKYLGDVVKMPEVWLIALMGCCSYTFKCSASYFTPYLTDAFAIPVVMMNFIAIFRSYGVRIIMNPISGIFIDKMKSATKVMTVDFILGIIVIGITLLLPGSPSFAIIAVILLLMVAAIYNLSVPCWYTPITEARIPNKYYGTIVGIVSAVAFSPDAFFYLIGGNMLDKYGEAGYSYIFMLVLGIVTVGLLISIILRRMIQKKNTQQAL; encoded by the coding sequence ATGGACCTTAAGAAAAAACGTTATATTCTCATGTTCTTTATGGGAATGCTCTACTCTTCCCAAAACGTCATGCCCTGGTTTTCAACTTACTATTACAAAGCCATGCAGGGGGCCCTCGGCTATACAGATGGCCAGCTTGGAATGCTGATCACGGTTTTTGGTATTATTGCAGTCTTTATGTACATCATCGCCGGTATTCTATCCGACCGTTTTCCACTCAAACCATTGCTGCTTATCTCAAGCTTTGGAACCGGCGCCCTGATCCTGCTGATGGCCACGCTTCCCAGCTATCCTATCATGCTGGCTATTCAGATGGGTTTTGCCATCACTGTTGTCTGCACTTTCTACGGCGCTTTTGTAAAATTCACCCATACCATCGGTGAGGAACACGAGCAGGGGAAAATGTATGGTTTTATGTTTGCCTTTAACGGCCTTTTAGGAATGACTCTTGGCTTCATTGCCTCAGGTATTTACGCAGGCCTCTCTGGGGCCGGCGATGTCGAAGCCTTCCGTTACATGCTTTACCTGTACGCCTTCTTTAATATCCTGCCTGGGATTGTCCTTTTGTTCTTCTACAACGAAAAGCGGGATACTTACCTGACCGAGGAGGATCAGGATGAAAAATTCCAGCTGAAATATCTGGGCGATGTCGTGAAAATGCCCGAGGTCTGGCTGATCGCCTTAATGGGCTGCTGCTCCTACACCTTTAAATGCAGCGCCTCTTATTTCACACCCTATCTGACCGATGCCTTTGCCATTCCGGTGGTCATGATGAACTTTATCGCCATTTTCAGATCTTATGGCGTGCGTATTATCATGAATCCCATCTCAGGTATTTTTATTGATAAGATGAAATCTGCCACCAAGGTCATGACAGTGGACTTCATCCTCGGCATCATCGTTATCGGCATTACGCTGCTACTGCCAGGCAGCCCTTCCTTTGCCATCATCGCGGTTATTCTGCTGCTCATGGTTGCAGCGATCTATAACCTGTCTGTCCCCTGCTGGTATACCCCCATCACAGAAGCCAGAATCCCGAACAAATATTACGGCACCATCGTCGGTATTGTCTCGGCCGTTGCCTTTTCACCCGATGCTTTCTTCTATCTGATCGGCGGCAATATGCTGGATAAATACGGCGAAGCAGGCTACAGCTATATCTTTATGCTCGTTCTCGGTATTGTGACCGTCGGCCTTTTGATCAGCATTATCTTAAGACGGATGATCCAGAAAAAGAACACACAGCAGGCCCTTTAG